TAGAAAAGAATCAGTTAAAGTTAGACGAAATATACCGATTTGAAAACAAGATCGTTCAAAAAGGAGATTACGTTTGTTGGAAGATTGACACGCTATTTGAAGAAATCATCACTGGCTTACAGCTGTGTGCAAAAGGAAAGGAAGAGCTCACAAGTATTGGTATTGATACATGGGCAGTCGATTTTGTCCTTTTAGATAAAAATGATCAGTTATTAACAGATGCTGTCGCTTATCGTGATCCACGAACAGATGGCATGATGGAAGACGTTTTTGAGATTATTAGTAAAGAAAGGTTGTACTTAGAAACGGGGATTCAGTTTCAAAAATTTAATACGATTTATCAACTTTACTATTTGAAAAAGATCTATCCTGATTTGCTTCAAAAGGCAACCTCTTTCTTGATGATCCCAGATTACTTGAATTTTTTACTGACAGGTGTCAAAGCAAATGAATATACAAATGCCACAACCACACAATTAGTGAATGCTTTTACAAAAAAATGGGACACAGATTTAATCGAGAAGTTAGGCATTAATCCAGAGATGTTCCATGAAATTTTGCCACCAAAAACAAAGCTAGGTCAATTAAAAGAAGAAGTAGTAGAGGAAGTAGGGTTCAATTTGGACGTCATTTTACCGGCCACACACGACACAGGATCGGCAGTTGTATCTGTTCCTGAAGTGAGCGACACAATTTACATTAGCTCTGGGACGTGGTCATTGATCGGTGTGGAAAATACATTCCCGATTTGTGTGACAAAAGCGTTGGATGACAATTTTACGAACGAAGGTGGCATTGATTATCGCTACCGATTCTTAAAAAATATCATGGGACTATGGATGATTCAGGAAGTGAAACGCCAATACAATGATCAGTATAGTTTTGCTGAATTGGTCGCACTCGCTCATGAGGCACATCCTTTTCAATCGATAGTCAACGTTGATGATGACCGCTTTCTAAAGCCAGAAAACATGATCGAAGAGATAAAAAAATATTGTGCTGAAACGGGTCAAGTTGCCCCCTCCACACCTGGAGAAGTAGCTAAGTGCGTTTTTGGCAGCTTGGCAGATAGCTATCAAAAAGCGATTAACCAAATTGAAGAGATCTATGAAAAAGAGTTTCATACGATTAATGTTATTGGAGGAGGAAGTCTTAATGAGATGTTGAATCAATTGATTGCTGATACAACAGGTAAAGAGGTGCTTGCAGGTCCAGTAGAAGCGACGGCGATTGGCAATATAGTCGTTCAGATGATGGCAAATGGAGAGTTAGAAGGAATAGAACAGGCAAGAAATCTCGTGAAAAACTCGTTTGGCATCAAAAAATATAAGGCAGGAACTGCAGAATAGATTTTTCATAATGGAGGGATCATCATGGCTACAAAAGACAACTTTGAACGTGCAAAAAAGGAATATGAAAAATGGGGTGTAAACGTTGAAGAAGCCCTTAATAAACTAAAGTCTATCCCCATTTCTATCCACTGTTGGCAAGGGGATGATGTAACTGGTTTCGAAGTCAATCAGCAAGCATTATCTGGAGGAATTGATGTAACAGGAAACTACCCAGGAAAAGCCACAACACCAGAAGAATTAAGGCGTGATTTAGAAAAGGCCCTCTCACTTATACCAGGCAAGCATCGGGTGAACCTTCATGCCATCTATGGCGAAACGAATGGTGACGTGGTAGAGAGAGATGAGTTAAAGCCAGAGCACTTTAAAAATTGGGTGAACTGGGCGAAAGAACGTGGACTTGGACTCGATTTTAACCCAACCCTTTTCTCCCATCCAAAATCCGCTGATGGCTTAACGTTAGCCCATCCAGATAAAAGTATCAGAGACTTCTGGATTAACCACTGCATTGCTAGTCGGAAAATTGGTGAATACTTCGGTAAAGAGCTAGGAACACCTGCATTAACAAATCTTTGGATTCCAGATGGCTATAAAGATTTGCCTAGTGATCGTTTAACGCCAAGGAAACGATTGAAAGAGTCATTGGATGAGATTTTTGCGGTTGAAGTTGATGACCGCTACAACGTTGATGCTGTTGAAAGTAAACTATTCGGAATTGGATCAGAAGCTTATGTTGTGGGGTCTCATGAATTTTATATGGGGTATGCATTGAAAAATAATAAGATTTGTCTATTAGACACAGGACATTACCATCCAACAGAAATGGTGTCAGATAAAATCTCTTCCATGCTTCTCTTTAGTGATAAGGTAGCTTTACACGTGTCTAGACCTGTTCGCTGGGATAGTGACCACGTCGTTATTTTAGATGATGAATTAAAAGAAATCGGCCTCGAAATTGTCCGTAACGAGGCACTCGATAAAGTCCGGATCGGCTTAGACTTTTTCGATGCAAGCATCAATCGCGTTGCTGCTTGGACAATCGGAACACGTAATATGATTAAGGCATTACTTTATGCTATGCTGACACCAACTGACTATCTCAAACAGCTCCAAGAGGAAGGGGATTTTACAAAACGGCTAGCATTAATGGAAGAGTTTAAAACGTATCCATTTGGTGCCGTGTGGGATCACTACTGTGAAGAAATGGGTGTTCCGGTAAGAGAAGCATGGTTAGAAGACGTGAAAAAGTATGAACAGGAGATTTTATTAAATAGACCGTAAGCACCGACTATACTAATCACGGCGCTATATCATACAGGTTCATCTCCAATAGCCATACATCTAAAGCCTGTTTTAGATGTATGGCTATTGTTATGTGAGAGCTTTGTCTCGTTTTAAGGCATGTGAATTATATATTCTGGATTGTTCTGTACTCTTAAAAGTGTGTCTGCTGGCGATGACTTTTAAGTTGAAAAGTGACTGAAACGTAAGACGACTCACTGAGGATTAAGTGCAGTCTGAAGAGAAGATCACATTCATTATTCCAACTTTGATACCTTATTTTGAATGATGATATTCATTCAAATAGCAGTAATTTTTAGCTAGATTAATTGGTAATATGAACTTGTTTCTCAAGAAAATGTTAAGTAATAAAGACACTTCCCTTGACTTAGAGTTAACAATTAGGAATATGATGGGGTTATAAGAGAGAGAAGGGTGTGAGATGAATAAAGGAGAATCTTATTTCAAGTCATCATTTCGCTCCGAACTATCATCTCTCCTAACTCTCGTAAAATATAACTCAGTTGGAGGTTGGTTCTATGATAACTGTTAAAGCAAGAGCTGTTGATGGTCCGGACAAAGGTTTTCGAGCTGCTGAAATTAAACGACGCGATCTTGATGCACAGGATGTTTTAATTGAAATTAAATATGCAGGCATTTGCCATTCTGACATCCATATTGCACATGGGGACTGGGGTGAAGTGACCTATCCTCTTGTGCCAGGGCATGAGATTGCAGGAGTTGTGACGGATGTTGGACAGGAGGTAACAAAATACAAAGTGGGAGACCGGGTAGGGGTCGGTTGTATGGTTGACTCCTGTGGTGAATGTGTGAATTGCAGTAAAGATGAGGAGCAATACTGTCTTAAAGGGCATGTCCCTACGTATGCTGGTGTTGACAAATATGGTGAGCCAACACAAGGCGGCTATTCTACACATATCGTGGTAACGGAAGACTTTGTCGTTAGTATCCCAGATAATCTTCCCCTTGATGCAGCGGCACCCTTACTATGTGCAGGAATAACGACCTATTCACCACTTAACCATTGGGAGGCAGGGCCAGGTAAGAAAGTAGCGGTTGTTGGTATGGGGGGACTTGGCCATATGGCTGTCAAGATTGCACATGCCATGGGGGCAGAAGTGACCGTTCTCTCTCAATCATTAAAGAAAAAAGAAGATGGTCTGGCGTTTGGTGCTCATCACTATTATGCTACAAGTGATCCGGAGACATTTACGAAACTAGCTGGTTCCTTTGACTTGATCATTAACACGGTTAGTGCCAGTATTGACATTAATGCTTATTTCTCTTTATTGGCGTTAGATGGCACTTTAGTAAACGTTGGCGCCCCGGCAGAACCATTATCCGTCAATGTGTTCACGCTCATCCCTCATCGGCGATCATTTGCAGGTTCCATGATAGGTGGAATACGTGAGACTCAGGAAATGTTAGATTTTTGTGCAGAACATGATATTATGCCTAACATTGAAGTCATTTCAGCTGATCAAATAGATAAAGCATATGAACGGGTATTAGCTTCTGATGTGAAGTATCGTTTTGTCATTGATACTAGTACAATGTAAGAGACGTTCACGATAGATTTTAATTCGTATCATTAGAGGCTGGGACAAATTTAGCTAAGAAATAATTGTAGAAAGGGTCCGATCATCAAAATAAGATGTTTGGTTATAATATTTAAACATAAGGACACCCCCGGTAAGTTATTGTGTGATTACTTTAATTTTACCGGAAGGTGTCCTTTAGGTTTCAACAAATTAGGTGATTGTAGCGAAAGGGGCGAGACACCTTCGGGAAAAGTATTCGGCGAAGATCCCGCAGGGCGGTTTTCCCGAGGAAGCAGAGGCAATGCCTGAGGCAAGCGATCGTCCTGTAGCGGAAATCAACAACAAAGTTTAGCAGAGCATAAAAAGGAAAGAGAGACACCCACCCAAACTTATTGGGACGAGTGCCTCTCTATTTTTTATTTACCTGGTTTTGTCCCAGCCTCTTTTACATGAAATGAATGTTATTTAGGCATTCAGTTAACAATGTTTAAGGTGTTATATGAAGAAAGAATTTAGGGAAGCTAGTCATCAATAGACAATCAAAAGCCTCTCAAAGGGATGTAAAACTTTTGGGAAGCTTTTTTATTTTTTTTTACAATATGTATAACGATCGGTTGTTCGCTTAATAGTGCGCAATCGTTACGTCATATCCCTTATAAGATAAATAGTTTCATAAGATAGCTACGGTTTACAAAAGAAACATCCTATGTTAAATTAAAAACGTTAAAAACGTTAAATTATTTCTTAACAAAACACAAGAGTGAAGTGATAGGTTAACGCAAGAGGGGAAGGAATGGGACCTTACTGGAAGTGTGAAAAGCTATTATAGTTATTTTTTTGTATCATTATAAACCGTCTGGCTTTGATCCCTGATAGGCAAATCTAGAATAAAAGAGTATAAGAAACTAAAAAACGTTTATTATTTCCTCGATTGCAAGTCACAAAATGAGTTAATGACATGTCATTAATTACTATTAAACTATAACTCGTTTTCAATACGACCAATCAGTCGGAGAAGAACGACAACTTCTACTGATTGAAGGTTCGTTTTATCACTTCATTCAATGTTTAATATCAAGGAGGTCTAGAAAATGACTAAAACATATGACTTTGTTATTATTGGTGGCGGTAGTGCCGGTTCTGTACTTGGTGATCGCCTAAGTGCAGATGGTACACGCAACGTCCTAGTTCTAGAGGCAGGGCGTAGTGATTTTTCATGGGATCTATTAATTCAAATGCCGGCTGCTTTGCCATTCCCTGCAGGTAAATCGTTGTATGATTGGAAATACGAATCTGATCCTGAACCTCATATGAATGGCCGACGTGTCAAGCATGCCCGTGGAAAAGTCCTCGGAGGTTCAAGCTCAATCAACGGTATGATTTATCAGCGTGGTAATCCATTGGATTATGAACGTTGGGGAGCTGATCCAGGTATGGAAAAGTGGGATTTTGCCCACTGCCTCCCATACTTTAAACGTTTGGAAAATGCGTTAGCTGCTGATCCAGAAGATGACTATCGTGGCCATGATGGTCCGCTTAAATTAGAACGCGGGCCAGCAAAAAATCCTTTATTCCAAGCATTCTTTGACGCAGCTGTAGAAGCTGGGTACTCTCGTACCCCTGATGTAAACGGGTTCCGTCAAGAAGGATTCGGCCCATTTGATAAGCATGTATACAAAGGCAGACGTTTGTCAGCTTCACGAGCTTATTTACACCCAGCAATGAAGCGTCAAAACCTTACTGTGCAAACCCGTGCTTTCGTTGCAAGTATCGATTTTGATGGTAACCGTGCTACAGGTGTGACATATCAACGAAACGGGAAAACGCATCAAGTTAATGCAGGTGAAGTTATCCTTGCAGGCGGTGCCATCAATACACCACAACTCTTGCAATTATCAGGTGTAGGTGATGCAGAACACTTGCGTTCACTTGGAATTAAGCCGGTCGTTGATCTTCCTGGTGTCGGTGAAAACCTTCAAGATCATCTTGAAGCATATATTCAATACTCTTGTCCAAAACCGGTATCTGAACAACCTAACTTAAATAAGTTGCGGATGCCTTGGATTGGGTTA
The genomic region above belongs to Bacillus sp. A301a_S52 and contains:
- a CDS encoding NAD(P)-dependent alcohol dehydrogenase, with the protein product MITVKARAVDGPDKGFRAAEIKRRDLDAQDVLIEIKYAGICHSDIHIAHGDWGEVTYPLVPGHEIAGVVTDVGQEVTKYKVGDRVGVGCMVDSCGECVNCSKDEEQYCLKGHVPTYAGVDKYGEPTQGGYSTHIVVTEDFVVSIPDNLPLDAAAPLLCAGITTYSPLNHWEAGPGKKVAVVGMGGLGHMAVKIAHAMGAEVTVLSQSLKKKEDGLAFGAHHYYATSDPETFTKLAGSFDLIINTVSASIDINAYFSLLALDGTLVNVGAPAEPLSVNVFTLIPHRRSFAGSMIGGIRETQEMLDFCAEHDIMPNIEVISADQIDKAYERVLASDVKYRFVIDTSTM
- the betA gene encoding choline dehydrogenase, whose protein sequence is MTKTYDFVIIGGGSAGSVLGDRLSADGTRNVLVLEAGRSDFSWDLLIQMPAALPFPAGKSLYDWKYESDPEPHMNGRRVKHARGKVLGGSSSINGMIYQRGNPLDYERWGADPGMEKWDFAHCLPYFKRLENALAADPEDDYRGHDGPLKLERGPAKNPLFQAFFDAAVEAGYSRTPDVNGFRQEGFGPFDKHVYKGRRLSASRAYLHPAMKRQNLTVQTRAFVASIDFDGNRATGVTYQRNGKTHQVNAGEVILAGGAINTPQLLQLSGVGDAEHLRSLGIKPVVDLPGVGENLQDHLEAYIQYSCPKPVSEQPNLNKLRMPWIGLQWLLGRKGPAATNHFEGGGFVRSNEDVKYPNLMFHFLPVAVRYDGQKADTAHGFQVHVGPMYSDARGSLKIRSKNPKEHPSMVYNYLSTEQDRSEWIEAVRISREIMSQPAMAPYNSGEISPGSSVKTDEEILDWVAKDAETALHPSCTAKMGPVSDPMAVVDPETMKVHGLENVRVADASAMPYVTNGNIHAPVLMLAEKAADLILGREPLAPIHADFYRHGVHSADAGTLKG
- the rhaA gene encoding L-rhamnose isomerase; the protein is MATKDNFERAKKEYEKWGVNVEEALNKLKSIPISIHCWQGDDVTGFEVNQQALSGGIDVTGNYPGKATTPEELRRDLEKALSLIPGKHRVNLHAIYGETNGDVVERDELKPEHFKNWVNWAKERGLGLDFNPTLFSHPKSADGLTLAHPDKSIRDFWINHCIASRKIGEYFGKELGTPALTNLWIPDGYKDLPSDRLTPRKRLKESLDEIFAVEVDDRYNVDAVESKLFGIGSEAYVVGSHEFYMGYALKNNKICLLDTGHYHPTEMVSDKISSMLLFSDKVALHVSRPVRWDSDHVVILDDELKEIGLEIVRNEALDKVRIGLDFFDASINRVAAWTIGTRNMIKALLYAMLTPTDYLKQLQEEGDFTKRLALMEEFKTYPFGAVWDHYCEEMGVPVREAWLEDVKKYEQEILLNRP
- the rhaB gene encoding rhamnulokinase, giving the protein MTTGSIAVDIGASSGRIIKGYLEKNQLKLDEIYRFENKIVQKGDYVCWKIDTLFEEIITGLQLCAKGKEELTSIGIDTWAVDFVLLDKNDQLLTDAVAYRDPRTDGMMEDVFEIISKERLYLETGIQFQKFNTIYQLYYLKKIYPDLLQKATSFLMIPDYLNFLLTGVKANEYTNATTTQLVNAFTKKWDTDLIEKLGINPEMFHEILPPKTKLGQLKEEVVEEVGFNLDVILPATHDTGSAVVSVPEVSDTIYISSGTWSLIGVENTFPICVTKALDDNFTNEGGIDYRYRFLKNIMGLWMIQEVKRQYNDQYSFAELVALAHEAHPFQSIVNVDDDRFLKPENMIEEIKKYCAETGQVAPSTPGEVAKCVFGSLADSYQKAINQIEEIYEKEFHTINVIGGGSLNEMLNQLIADTTGKEVLAGPVEATAIGNIVVQMMANGELEGIEQARNLVKNSFGIKKYKAGTAE